The following are from one region of the Candidatus Binataceae bacterium genome:
- a CDS encoding Gfo/Idh/MocA family oxidoreductase, with amino-acid sequence MGLYSSTFPLRQAKIAPRQTLRGIAVVGLGYWGPNWIRNLSQLHRADRIVACDLDDGRRERIAGMFPNVETCARLDDLLTDPEIEAAVLATPVSTHYPIARKLLDAGKSVLIEKPLATTREEGEKLATIAQKNGLVLMVGHTFEYSSPVLKLADLISGGELGEIFYITSVRANLGLFQRDVNVVWDLATHDISIILMLLGRTPEAVSCQARSHYRQGVEDVAMLELHFSSNLIAFVHVSWLDPVKVRRMTIVGSRKMLVYDDTDSHEKVRVYDKGVSVERYYDSYSEFNLSYRYGDVHSPRIEEVEPLKVECEHFVDCVLNEAQPRTDGVVGIRVVNVLEAAERSLKSGGALVKVERPFAN; translated from the coding sequence ATGGGTCTGTACTCCAGTACATTTCCACTTCGGCAAGCTAAGATCGCGCCGCGTCAGACTCTGCGAGGGATTGCAGTGGTCGGTCTAGGATACTGGGGCCCGAACTGGATCCGTAACCTTTCGCAGTTACACCGGGCCGATAGGATCGTCGCATGTGATCTCGATGACGGTCGGCGAGAGCGTATCGCCGGTATGTTTCCCAACGTGGAAACCTGTGCGCGACTCGACGACTTACTCACTGATCCTGAGATCGAAGCTGCGGTTCTGGCTACGCCGGTGAGCACTCACTATCCCATCGCGCGAAAACTCCTGGATGCCGGCAAATCCGTGCTCATTGAAAAGCCATTGGCCACTACTCGCGAAGAAGGCGAAAAGTTGGCGACGATCGCGCAGAAGAACGGCCTTGTGCTGATGGTCGGACACACATTCGAATACAGCTCACCAGTGTTAAAGCTGGCGGATCTTATCTCTGGCGGAGAACTGGGCGAGATCTTCTACATCACCTCAGTACGAGCAAACCTCGGGCTCTTTCAACGCGATGTAAACGTGGTGTGGGATCTTGCGACTCACGATATCTCAATCATCCTGATGCTTCTCGGCCGAACGCCCGAAGCCGTCAGTTGTCAGGCTCGGAGCCACTATCGCCAGGGCGTCGAAGACGTCGCCATGTTGGAGCTCCACTTCAGCAGTAACCTAATCGCTTTTGTTCACGTCAGCTGGCTGGATCCGGTGAAAGTTCGTCGAATGACGATAGTCGGTTCTCGCAAGATGCTCGTCTACGATGACACCGACTCCCATGAGAAGGTCCGCGTCTATGACAAAGGTGTTTCCGTGGAGCGATATTACGATTCTTACTCCGAATTCAATCTCTCATATCGCTACGGAGACGTACACAGTCCTCGGATAGAGGAGGTGGAGCCGCTCAAGGTTGAATGCGAACACTTCGTTGATTGCGTGCTCAACGAAGCCCAACCCAGAACCGATGGTGTGGTCGGCATTAGAGTCGTTAATGTACTGGAAGCCGCCGAGCGCTCGCTGAAGTCAGGTGGCGCGCTAGTCAAAGTCGAAAGGCCCTTCGCAAACTAA